AGCTTTTTCGAAGAGGAAAATCTTATTAAACAGGTAACTCAtcagttacccatctgtaaaatggggataacgacATCCATCCCTTttattaaagtgctttgagatctgtggatgcaAAATCCAATGTACGTACCAAATATTATCATTTTACACAGATGGTGaaacaaggcacagagaggctcagTGAGTTGCCCAGCATCACCCAGCAAGTCAGAGGTGGAGCtggaaatataattaatgtcTGCTAACTCTGTCCTGGGTTCTAATTTGCCAGTAGACTGTAAACTGCATCCACTTTAAGTGCTGGTTCTTCTGAGAGGCCTCTAAGTAGTGGTATATTTAGAGGAGAAAGGCAGAGACTGCAGGTGCTGAGGGTTAGCTCTGGGGTTATAGGCTTTAGTTTGCAATCCAGATATTATGACTTGGATCAGATAAGGATCAGTAAATGGATATTTCAAGATGAGCATTTTGGATGTGCAAGACTTCCCCATCAAGCTCCACAGGGAGCCATGGCATGTCCCctgtaaatggggggagggggcggggggctgtgaTAACTAAAGGACATGGCAGAAATGGAAGGGATCCAGACATGGAGCTAAAATGATTTGAAACTTGTACAGAATATCGTATAAAGGGATTGAAAAGGTTAGGATTTAAGTttagagaggagacaaataaGGGGGAcacgagagagagaaaataaattatatagaGAAAGTAAACTGGGCActcttgtttttcctttccctctttgcCATAACTAAAGCTGCAGGTTTGTCACAGCAGGGAAAAAAGTCAAGGGTCAGGTGATTTTCCTGTTTATCAGTGGCGTCCTTTGTTTTGTGTGCGCGCCCATGActcaccccacagcagcagcttctgtcccACAGGTCTGAGCCCAGCTCCCTTCTCTGGGCATTATGATCATGTGTGTGGGGTTGCAACAAAACCAGATTTGGCTAAGATGCCCCTTTGTCATGATAGAGGGGGATAGGTCAAACCTACGCAGTGCTGTGACTTGGCACACCAGGTCGCAATACCCAGAACATGGTGCTGGGCCCAGCCTCATTGGACGCAGGAGCAACTTAGGCTAGAAGTGAGTGTAGGGTATGCTCCATCTCCCCTCTGGGAGTTGCTCTTCCCTGGgatgagtgcagggcaggctctgTTTCCAGCCTTTTTCCCCCTCAGGCCGAGCTGGCACAGAAGATTCTATTGTGTGTAGTTAGtgcctgctcttttttttttcatggcatTTTTACTCAAAGCAGTCACTCAATCTGGACTCTTACAACATTTATTATGACTGtgctgtgattattttttatttattaaatgctgAGACATCTGCAGCCGTACCCATAATGCAAGAACAAGGGGATAGCCAGTGAAATTGAACAGTGGCAAATAAAAAACTGATACAACAGTTTACACAACACataattaacttgtggaactcactgccgcAAGATATCAGTGAGGCCAAAACTTAGCAGGATCAAAAAAAGGATTAGACCTTTATATAGAAAATGAGAATATCCACAGTTATTAGGCCAAAAGATAAAgcactggatctcaacccaggagtacatgtacccttggtggtacacagaggtcttccagggggtatatcAACACATCTAGTCTTTTTGCCTAGttttttataacaggctacataaaaagcagtagcaaagtcagtgcaaactaaaatttcatacagacagtgacttgtttatactgttatatatactatacattgaaatgtaagtacaatatttatagtcagtggattcattttataattatatggtaaaaatgaggaaatCAGTAATTTTCTAGTActagtggctgtgacacttttttgtatttttatgtctgacttttgtaagcaaatagtttgtaagtgaggtgaaactagagggcatgcaagacaaatcagactcctgaaaaggctATAGTCGTCTGGAGAGTGTGAAAGCACTGATCTAAAGGATAAACACTTCTTGCTTCATAGCATAAGCCAAATGCTTACTGCCAAGGGTTAGACAGAAACGTCTCTTATGGGCAGCTTACTCCATAATTGTACAATGTGAGGACTCCAGCACCTTCCTGAAGAATCAGTTACTGGCCACCACTGGGGATATAGTGCACTGGACTAGATAGACAACTGGTCTGACTAGCGTAGCAGTTCCTATTTCTAATACGCTCCTCTCCTGCTGGTGTGGGAATGAGGGGTGCAGGTCCATGACGGGCTCTGGCAAGGCTCATGCTCTCACATAAATATGGTGTGTAAATCCTCCCCAATCTCCCAGTGAcatcactgcacatgtgcagatgGCACAGACACCCTGTCTCTGACCTATTTTTCCCCCCCATGGTAGGGGAGGCCTGTTTCCCAGTGGGTTCTGGTCTTGCAGGTGGTCTACCACACCAAAGCTGGGTCCCGCCCCGGCCCGGTTCATCCGGGCTGGGGGGGAAAGACTTCTCCTGTGCCAAAGGGGGGAGCCGAGCTGCTGGTAACCTCCAGGGCGAAGGTAAAGAATCCTGGCAAAGGTGCCATTCGGCCCAACCTCATGGCAGcccaggccaggcctcccgtGGGGTCTcactgcctggagctgctgctgccgccagcagATGCTGTGAGTttcactggggctgggggaggagatcCCTCTGACGCTTCGCTCCCCACTGCACCATCCCGGGGAGCGGTGGGTGGGGCACCTGGCGTGGGAGCGTCTCCTCAAGGAGACACAGGCCCCAGCAGCTGAGCacgagggggaggggagactccCCGCTGCACCCGGGGGGCGGAGCCGGGCTCTCGCCGCAGCCTAGGTGACGAGCGCAGGGCGGGGAGGAGACTGGCTGCCTCTGCATCCTCGCCAGTGGCCCGGGGCACGGGATTGGCCCGCGCCGCAGCCTAGGTAACAGGCGGAGGGAGGAGACTGGCTCCCTCCGCATCCTCCGCGGTGACctgggggaggggattggctCGCGCCGCAGCCTAGGTAACAGGCAGGCGGGGGAGGGACGGGAGGAGGGGGATTGGGTCTCGCTGCAGCCCCGGCGCTGAGCATGGGGTGGGGATTCCATCTCGCTGCAGCCTCAGCcatgagcagggggtggggattcGGTCCAGCTCCTGCCTACGCAACAAGCGGGGCCCATTACTGGAGCTGTGGcttagggagggaggaggggccgGAGGCCTGGCTGTAGCGCCCCACCTGTGGATCACATGCTGTTAGGGGGGCTTGCAAACAGCCCGGGGGCCGGCCTGCCAAAAACTGCTCAGTTACTGAACTCGGAGATGTCTGTGCGGCACTGTGCCCGGGTCTCACAGCTCTGCCTGCCTGGAATTCGCCCCACATAGACCATGATCTGCAGGGACAGCTCCAtgagcagcagctggggacaTGAAAAAGGTATCACTTACCTTAACCCTTTTATTGCTGCTCCAGGCGAGGCAAAGGCGGTGGGGAGAGACCTAGGAAGTCTTGTCTCGAGGAGACAGATGTATGATCAGAGCACAGGATAGCTGGGGTAGTCGGAGAAAGGGTCCTTGCTGAGGTTGATGAGTGACATTTGGGCCTGGGGGGGACTGGTCTTTGGAGAGGGTGTGACAGTAAATGCTCAGGGCAGAAAGGGGTCAGGGGATGGTTTCACAGTAGCATTTGGGATACTGTAGACACTATGTATGGTGACATTGACCTCACAAGAGGCTGGTGTTTAGGGGGCTCTGATTGTATTTCTTGGGGGGTAACCATTGTGGATTCTTGTCCATTTCTGTAAGTCCAAAATGTGATGGCAGCTTCTGGGGAACCCTTTTCACAAGAGCAGGGAGAATCTTTTTAAGGAGGCAGAGATGTCCTGTCTCCTTGCTTTGAGGTGGGGGAAGCGGGGCTAAGGGCTCATTGATAAACTGTGAAGTCGACTGCcataatttttcagtaaaataaacCATCCATGCTATGATGTGGGAGGCAGGTTGGGGAGGAATCTGTACGTCCCAGGCTTAGGCGGTAATTCTAGGGTAGGGCCTTGGGTCCTGGTCATATTAAAAGGCCCCTGAGGTTTGAACCAGCACAGGCTGCTTttcaggggtgtggggtgtgccCTGAGTTAAGCTTGCATTAGAGGGAGGGGCCTGTGGGTAGTGGTGGCTGTAAAGAGAGACAAATGTTTGCAGATTCATATTATGTGGTTAGGGATGAGGCATTTGGGTTCTTGATCATATTGATGCTAGGGAGCAGAAGGGTGGTAGCAGGCATTTCCCCTCACTCTCAGGGTCACAGATTCTTTGCATGGGGACCCTGGGGCTGTAGAGGGAGGGAAGATGACAGAGTTCTTGGAATGGGGTTAAAGTTCCGgcagggtgtgtgttgggggggatcTCAGTTGGAAGGCTACACTGTCTCTCATTTGAAGGTgatgggctgggcagggctggcatcTCTGCTGTCTGTAGACAAGTGGTGAGCAGGCAGCAGGCCGGCAGCAAGGATCTCAAGTTGCATCAGGTGGCTGGGAATGCAGGGTTTTTCCTCTCCAATGCACTCCACCCCTTTATGCAAATACTGAGAATGGCACCACAGGCTGATGCAAGCTCCTCCATGGAGCAGTAATCCTGCATGACAATTGGTCCTCGCCATCCAGCCGGCATCGTGCAACCCAGAGGAGTTAAAGCTGCAGACTCCCTTTTTCCTGAGACGCGAGGAGGCCCCTGCAGAGCATGGAGAGCAGGGAGGAGACAGCTAACGTCGCTTTCCAATGGACTTCggttctctctccagcctggCTCCATTGCACAGCTGCTGTTAGAGACCTAGCCAGGCAGAATGACCATAGGCTCTTGTGCAAAGGAGGCACAGCAGCTGGCCTCTGTGCAAGGCAGGAGCGAAGGGCTGGTGTCTGGAGTCCCCGAtggtggtgatgggggtggggcggTACGTGAAAGAAACCATCATGGAAGGTTGGAACTGTGTCCAGTACTAATAGATGGGGGGGACAGGGCACTGTGCCCCAAGGAAGGTGTTGCAGCGGGTGGGAATGTTGGTAGGGGGGGTGCAGTGTAGTACAGAAAGGGTGGTTATGAATCTGGGTGGAATGAGGGCATTGTGTTGTAGGGTGGAAGGGGTGCTTGTCTGGGGAGgttgctgtgctgcaggaatgggggaggggggtgcaagGGAAGAAGAGGGTCTTCCCTCCATGGTGGGGTGTAGATGAGCCTGCCAAGTGCTGAAGGAAATCTTGTGTGTCTTTCAGGACATCGATTTGATTGACATCCTGTGGAGACAGGATATTGATCTCGGCGCTGGGCGAGAGATTTTTGACTACAGCCATCGCCAGAAGGAGAGCGAAGTGGACAAAGAACTGAGTGATGGGAGGGAGCatggggacagctggaggagcggagGGAACGAGACTTTGGATAGAAACCTGCTAGTTGATGGAGAAACGGGGGAGAGTTTCCCTGCACAGGTAACAGCCCCCTGAGTAGGGCTTACCCCTCATTCCAGGGTGTATTGCAGTGTTCTGCAAGTCATGTGTCTGCCActcagcaggggaggagagggaaccaTCAGCTAGCTGTTATTAGCAGTGGCACTTAGTGATTTTTAGAGGGGACACTCTTCCTCCCCTCTGGCTGATGGTAATGGCTGTTGAGCTAAGAAAGGGCATGAAGCTGAGCACCACGCATCTGGATGACAGGCTGCGATGTTGAACAGCTTGTCTCCCAGGTAGAGAGAACCAAATACAAAGGTGAACTGGGGAAATAACCAGGAAGCTGTTGGCACCCTGATTATCTGCTGCGAGGAAATACGCAGGAGGATCAATGGTCACAGAGCAAGACAAGGCCAGAGTCTCTTTGAATGTTGACAAAGCTTTATTCCAGTGAACGGTTTGGGAGTGGAAGTCATAGGCTCCTGTTCTGCTTTTAGGTTCTTTGTAGAAGTTGTGAatgaggagtggggggaggggaagagcataGGCATTGAGCAAAATCCTCACTaggggtatgtccacactactcGCTAGCGatcgatcggggatcgatttctCACGTCtcgatgtgataaatcgatccccgaacgctcTGCTGTCAACTCCgaaactccaccagggcgagaggcggaaacggagttgacgggggagccgcggctgtCAGTCCCGCcctgaggacgggaggtaagtcagtCTAAGagatgttgacttcagctatgctattctcgtaacTGAAGTTGCGCATCTTAAATCgatccccaccccagtgtagaccaggactaggCGATGGGAGGTCTGAAGCTGAGTCTCTATCTGCACCACATGTCAGTGAAGCTAATCCAGAAAAGTCAGCATGAAGTTAACCCGAACAAGAGTTCATTTGAACCCCTGGCCCATTTATGAACAGTATTGACTAGCTTCAGAAAGTCATGGCAGGTGCTCCTTGGCTAGCAGGATGGTGACTGCAACTTGATGCAAAAGTTTGGGGGACTCGGGATATTTAGGCTCTATGAAGAACATCGTAAGCCACTGGGTCCCTGATGCCCTTGGTTCAGAAACTTGTGTCCTACCCTTTAGGGAGATCCTTACCATTCAGTAAACTGTGCTGAAATGATTCATTGTCCCAGGTGCCTGGCGTGGTGGATCAGACGGCCCTGTCGCTGGAGGAGTGCCTTAGGTTGCTGGAAGCCACTTTCCCCTTTGGGGAGAACTCTGAGGTGAGTTTGCGCATTCTTGAAAATGGAAACCATTTCTCCATGAGTCATTTCTAAGTGTGACAGATAAACCAGAGCCTGGTTTTGTTGATGCATTGGGATTTGATGCCTTTTGCCTCCCATTTAAGACAAATATCGGAGACCACTAAACTGGTAGTAAATTGGGTTAATCTGTCTAAGGAGGCTCCAGGCACAGCTCCTGTGAAGCAGCCAGTGGGGAAGATGGTCACAGTTAATTAAGGGCTTCTGACTTTGTTTCTAATTAGTTCGCAGTGAACTGTAGGGGAATAACAGCAGCTAGTTCTCAGTCTGAATAAAAGAAAAGCAGTTCCCTGTTGTGGAGCCTGCAAGCATTCAGGGCTTTGCTGACCTGCCTCTTCTCAGCAGACCAGATGTGGACGAACACTGCTCTGTATTTAGTTTCCAGCTGCAGATGCCTCCCACCTAAACGAAGCTgtgcctggtgaaagtgagtctTCAGCTATCCAGAGCGGCCTCCTGTCTCCTCTTCTGACGGAGACAGAGTCCCCATTCGAtctggagcagcagtggcaggaCCTTATGTCTATAATGGAAATGCAGGTTAGTTCTTGCTAATTGCTTTACGGTGGTTAATTGTCTGGGTCCCCAttgcttccttttctctctccagtgGGTAAGCGAAGCAGGACtgatggaggggtgtgtgtgtgtgtcgtgggCATTCCTGATCCGTGTGTAGGTGGAGAGCAGGATTGCTATTGGAAATGCTTGATACATATGCCCCCAGGATGTGGTATCTCATCCCCTTTGGGCTAGCTGAAGTATATGTCAACATGCTGAATGTTTAGGTGAGGGTGATACCTGGTGCGTGCCCTTCCCATCTCaagctgctgctgttcattgtAGTGGTTTGATGACTGTTCTAAGCAGCTGAGATCTAGAGTGTAGTTGCAGTTTTCGATCAAAAACTGCTGCCCCTATGGCTTGGCTCATAGTGTGAAGTTTTAAAACTGCCTCTATCTTTGGGGTGGGGCGAGGGAACATAGAGGGACAGGAATTTCTTATTGTTGGCAACATAAGACTTAATTCTTCCAGATTCTCCAGACCTCATGAGTGCTGCTGGTACTAGCTCACTCCATGATCTCTGCAGGCTCCTCTCTTTTCTGGTTTTAGCCTCTGGTGGTGTTTGCAGTGCACGTAGGAAATGAGGGAGAAGGATAGTGCCCAAGGCTGGATCATTTGCTTAACtgcttttaatttctttcagGCTATGGAAGTGAACACCACAACTGCTGAAATCCTGTATAATGGCACAAATGGAGACCTGCTGACTGCTAACTACAGTCTAGCACCAAACACTCCCATCAATCAGAATGTCAGCCTGCATCAGGCATCTCTGGGTAGCTGCACACAGGACCTCTCCTCCCTCTTCAGCTCAGAGATTGAGAGCCCCTCCGTGGCTAGCAGTTCAGCTCTGCTCCAACTGGCTCCTGACAACTCCACTGGCCTCAACACCACCTTTGGGTCTACCAACTTGAGTGGGATCTTCTTCCCTCCACAGCTGAATAGCACAGTCAACGAGACAACTGGCCCTGAACTACCAGATCCATTAGGGGGTCTTCTAGATGAAGCCATGCTTGATGAGATCAGCTTGATGGACTTGGCTATTGAAGAAGGTTTCAACCCAGTGCAAGCCTCTCAGCTGGAAGAAGAGTTTGATTCTGACTCAGGGCTTTCTCTGGACTCTAGCCATAGTCCTGTTTCTTTCAGTAGCTCAGAagcctcctcttcttcttcttcctcctcctcctcctcttcctcctcttcttcctcctcctctttttctgaGGAAGGAGCTGTAGGCTACAGCTCAGACTCTGAAAATGTGGACTTTGAAGAAACGGAAGGGGCAGTTGGATACCAACCGGAGTACAGCAAGTTCTGCCGCATGAGCTATCAGGACCCATCAGAGCTACGCTACTTGCCTTACTTGGAGCATGTTGG
This is a stretch of genomic DNA from Chelonoidis abingdonii isolate Lonesome George chromosome 21, CheloAbing_2.0, whole genome shotgun sequence. It encodes these proteins:
- the NFE2L1 gene encoding endoplasmic reticulum membrane sensor NFE2L1 isoform X1 → MLSLKKYFTEGLIQFTILLSLIGVRVDVDTYLNSQLPPLREIILGQSSAYTQTQFHNLRNTLDGYGIHPKSVDLDYYFTARRLLNQVRALDRFNVPTTEVNAWLVHRDPEGSVSSAQPSPAITLENSSGLQDGTNPDNSVRESEPEQGFGEELEDLGAVAPPGNGDLTKEDIDLIDILWRQDIDLGAGREIFDYSHRQKESEVDKELSDGREHGDSWRSGGNETLDRNLLVDGETGESFPAQVPGVVDQTALSLEECLRLLEATFPFGENSEFPAADASHLNEAVPGESESSAIQSGLLSPLLTETESPFDLEQQWQDLMSIMEMQAMEVNTTTAEILYNGTNGDLLTANYSLAPNTPINQNVSLHQASLGSCTQDLSSLFSSEIESPSVASSSALLQLAPDNSTGLNTTFGSTNLSGIFFPPQLNSTVNETTGPELPDPLGGLLDEAMLDEISLMDLAIEEGFNPVQASQLEEEFDSDSGLSLDSSHSPVSFSSSEASSSSSSSSSSSSSSSSSSSFSEEGAVGYSSDSENVDFEETEGAVGYQPEYSKFCRMSYQDPSELRYLPYLEHVGHNHTYNMAPESKEKQSDFLDKQMSRDEHRARAMKIPFTNDKIINLPVEEFNELLSKYQLSEAQLSLIRDIRRRGKNKMAAQNCRKRKLDTILNLERDVGDLQRDKSKLLREKVEFLKSIRQMKQKVQNLYQEVFGRLRDENGQPYSPNQYSLQYASDGSVILIPRALADQQARRKERKQKDRRK
- the NFE2L1 gene encoding endoplasmic reticulum membrane sensor NFE2L1 isoform X2, yielding MKKDIDLIDILWRQDIDLGAGREIFDYSHRQKESEVDKELSDGREHGDSWRSGGNETLDRNLLVDGETGESFPAQVPGVVDQTALSLEECLRLLEATFPFGENSEFPAADASHLNEAVPGESESSAIQSGLLSPLLTETESPFDLEQQWQDLMSIMEMQAMEVNTTTAEILYNGTNGDLLTANYSLAPNTPINQNVSLHQASLGSCTQDLSSLFSSEIESPSVASSSALLQLAPDNSTGLNTTFGSTNLSGIFFPPQLNSTVNETTGPELPDPLGGLLDEAMLDEISLMDLAIEEGFNPVQASQLEEEFDSDSGLSLDSSHSPVSFSSSEASSSSSSSSSSSSSSSSSSSFSEEGAVGYSSDSENVDFEETEGAVGYQPEYSKFCRMSYQDPSELRYLPYLEHVGHNHTYNMAPESKEKQSDFLDKQMSRDEHRARAMKIPFTNDKIINLPVEEFNELLSKYQLSEAQLSLIRDIRRRGKNKMAAQNCRKRKLDTILNLERDVGDLQRDKSKLLREKVEFLKSIRQMKQKVQNLYQEVFGRLRDENGQPYSPNQYSLQYASDGSVILIPRALADQQARRKERKQKDRRK